The Cervus elaphus chromosome 22, mCerEla1.1, whole genome shotgun sequence genome has a window encoding:
- the MRPL51 gene encoding 39S ribosomal protein L51, mitochondrial: MAGSLSWVVGRGLWGQVPLACRSFFLGVPRLFHVRVTLPPPKVVDRWNEKRAMFGVYDNIGILGNFEKHPKELIKGPVWLRGWKGNELQRCIRKKRMVGNRMFIDDLHNLNKRISFLYKRFNRHGKHR; the protein is encoded by the exons ATGGCAGGGAGCCTCTCTTGGGTGGTAGGCAGGGGCTTATGGGGCCAGGTGCCGCTGGCCTGCAGAAGTTTCTTTCTGG GTGTTCCCAGATTGTTTCATGTAAGGGTCACCCTCCCGCCCCCCAAAGTGGTTGATCGTTGGAACGAGAAGAGGGCAATGTTCGGGGTATATGACAACATCGGGATCCTGG GAAACTTTGAAAAGCACCCCAAAGAATTGATCAAGGGCCCTGTGTGGCTTCGAGGCTGGAAGGGGAATGAACTGCAGCGTTGTATTCGAAAGAAGAGAATGGTAGGAAATCGGATGTTCATTGATGACCTGCACAACCTGAACAAACGCATCAGCTTTCTCTACAAACGCTTTAATCGACATGGGAAGCACCGGTAG
- the VAMP1 gene encoding vesicle-associated membrane protein 1, translated as MSAPAQPPTEGAEGAAPGGGPPGPPPNMTSNRRLQQTQAQVEEVVDIMRVNVDKVLERDQKLSELDDRADALQAGASQFESSAAKLKRKYWWKNCKMMIMLGAICAIIVVVIVIYFFA; from the exons AT GTCTGCTCCAGCTCAGCCACCCACTGAAGGGGCAGAAGGGGCTGCCCCAGGTGGGGGTCCCCCTGGCCCTCCTCCTAATATGACCAGTAACAGACGACTACAGCAGACCCAGGCACAAGTGGAGGAG GTGGTGGACATCATGCGTGTAAACGTGGACAAGGTCCTAGAGAGGGACCAGAAGCTGTCAGAGCTGGATGACCGAGCCGACGCCCTGCAGGCAGGTGCATCACAATTTGAGAGCAGCGCTGCCAAGCTAAAGAGGAAGTACTGGTGGAAAAACTGCAAG ATGATGATCATGCTGGGAGCCATCTGCGCCATCATCGTGGTAGTTATTGTAA